The Ptychodera flava strain L36383 chromosome 3, AS_Pfla_20210202, whole genome shotgun sequence region CGACACGAGTGATATCTGGTATGAAGATAGAGGCCATCAATGGTGAAGGGGTTCCAGTGCAACTGCCTCCTATATTTACAAAGGCAAGTTTACCTGTTGAGGAGTGGCACATACCTTCACAGAGGGATATTTCTGCCTGGGAACACCTCAGCAATATTGACCTCCCTAGACTGAAGATCAACAGCAGTATTGATCTGCTTATTGGCAACAATGTTCCAGCAGCCTATGCACCTATAGATATGAAGACAGGCCCACCAGGAAGTCCTTATGCTACAAAGACTCCTCTAGGATGGGTTGCATGGGGTGTTAAGAAGACTGGAAAGGGGAAGAATtgtagcaattttgtcattgctGACAGTAGTCTGGAGAAGTTGTATAAACAAAGTCTGAACTATGACTTCCCAGAGAGAAGAGTAGATGATAGAAGAGAGATGTCCTGGGCGGACAAGCGTTTTATGGAGGTGATGGATAGTTCTTGCAAGATGGTTAATGGTCATCACCAGGTGGATCTTCCTCTCAGAGATCAAAATGTGAGATTACCCAATAACCGACAGAAGGCAGAACAACGCTTGAAAGGTCTGCAAGTGAAAATGGGTAAGAATCCCCAATTCAAAGTAGATTATATAGACTTCATGGAGAAAGTAATTGCCAGTGGATATGCAGAAGAAGTATCAGATGGAGAGAAACCAACGTAGGGAAGAGAGTGGTATATACCACATCATGGGGTGTACCACCCAAGAAAGCCAGATAAGATCAGAGTGGTGTTTGATTGTGCGGCAAAGTGCGGTGGGATATCCCTGAATGATGTTCTGCTTCCTGGTCCAAATCTGATGAATGATTTTCAGGGAGTGCTGATGAGGTTTAGAGAGTATCCAGTAGCCTTCTCGAGTGACATTGAGTGCATGTTCTATCAAGTGAAAGTGCCTGAGAGTCAACGAGACCTGCTGAGATTTTTGTGGTGGCCAAAGGGCGATATGAGTCAGAAGCCTAAGGTGTACCGTATGGGTGTGCATCTGTTTGGAGCGGTATCTGCACCATCATGCTGTAATTATAGCCTCAGAAGAACTGGTACAGACAACAAATGTAATGCCAGTCAAGAGGCAGTCAACACTCTACATAATAATTTCTACATGGATGATGGACTTAAGTCAGTTGCAGATGTTGAAAGAGCCATTCACTTGgtaagtgaactgaagactttgTGCAAGGAAGGCGGCTTTAACCTAACCAAGTGGTCGAGTAATGAGAGAGAGGTGTTGAAGGAAATCCCAGTGATGGATCGAGCTAAAGAGCTGATGGACCTAGACCTGGAATCATCGCAGCTTCCTATAGAGAGAACACTTGGGGTGTTATGGAATGCAGAGACGGATGAGTTCCAATTTAGGTGCCAAATAAAGAAGACAGAGGGGACAAGAAGGGCCATGCTGTCTGTATTAAGCTCGATCTATGATCCTTTGGGGTTTATAGCACCCCTT contains the following coding sequences:
- the LOC139127754 gene encoding uncharacterized protein translates to MHDRWRSVVHSLREKQKRIGFNDLVKFFQLEATKLNDPIYGRDNLVSDKRQKRDRTQRKVVAATNVENGGLKCWCCDGPHCLASCSKLETMTLKDRRDLVRKLKVCFKCFRKGHVATRCKSKITCDVCNGNHHKVLHDFNQQKEQKSDNQPTKSAMTADQPMSAHAASGAGCTMPIVPVKVILGSKTERCNAFLDPGSNVSFCTEGLAQKLQAAGNRMTLTMRTLGAPCEIPTRVISGMKIEAINGEGVPVQLPPIFTKASLPVEEWHIPSQRDISAWEHLSNIDLPRLKINSSIDLLIGNNVPAAYAPIDMKTGPPGSPYATKTPLGWVAWGVKKTGKGKNCSNFVIADSSLEKLYKQSLNYDFPERRVDDRREMSWADKRFMEVMDSSCKMVNGHHQVDLPLRDQNVRLPNNRQKAEQRLKGLQVKMGKNPQFKVDYIDFMEKVIASGYAEEVSDGEKPT